Proteins found in one Flavobacterium channae genomic segment:
- a CDS encoding D-alanine--D-alanine ligase, with amino-acid sequence MKNVAIIMGGYSSEYKISLTSGNVVFNNINRDKFNPYRIHIFKEKWVYVDEKDAEFPIDKNDFSVTVNGNKINFDVVFNAIHGTPGEDGLMQAYFELLNIPQTSCDYYQASLTFNKRDMLSVLKPYGIKTATSFYLNLGDEINVEAILEKVGLPCFVKPNKSGSSFGISKVKTKEEFLPAIENAYKEDDEIIIESFLNGTEVSVGVINYKGNVTVLPITEIVSENDFFDYEAKYLGKSKEITPARISEELKVKIETVAKRAYEVLKMKGFSRSEFIIVNNEPHMLEMNTIPGLTTESILPQQAREAGISLPELFENAIELALNK; translated from the coding sequence ATGAAAAACGTTGCCATTATCATGGGAGGTTACTCCAGCGAATACAAAATTTCATTAACAAGTGGAAATGTCGTATTTAATAATATTAATCGCGATAAATTCAATCCATATCGTATTCATATTTTTAAAGAAAAATGGGTATATGTAGATGAAAAAGACGCTGAATTTCCTATTGATAAAAACGATTTTTCGGTTACCGTAAATGGTAATAAAATTAATTTTGACGTAGTTTTCAATGCTATTCACGGAACTCCTGGTGAAGACGGATTAATGCAAGCTTATTTCGAATTATTGAATATTCCTCAAACGTCTTGCGATTATTATCAAGCATCGTTAACATTCAATAAACGTGATATGTTATCGGTTTTAAAACCTTATGGAATTAAAACGGCGACTTCTTTTTACCTTAATCTTGGCGACGAAATCAATGTTGAGGCAATTTTAGAAAAAGTAGGATTGCCTTGTTTTGTAAAACCAAACAAATCAGGTTCGAGTTTCGGAATTTCGAAAGTAAAAACGAAAGAAGAATTCCTTCCAGCTATTGAAAACGCTTATAAAGAAGATGACGAAATTATCATTGAGAGTTTCCTTAACGGAACAGAAGTTTCTGTAGGTGTCATCAATTATAAAGGAAATGTTACCGTTTTACCTATTACTGAAATCGTGTCTGAAAATGATTTTTTTGATTACGAGGCAAAATATTTAGGAAAATCGAAAGAAATTACGCCAGCGAGAATTTCGGAAGAATTAAAAGTAAAAATTGAAACAGTTGCTAAAAGAGCTTACGAAGTGTTGAAAATGAAAGGGTTTTCGCGTAGTGAATTCATTATCGTAAACAACGAACCTCATATGTTAGAGATGAATACGATTCCCGGTTTAACTACCGAAAGTATTTTACCACAACAAGCTCGCGAAGCAGGAATTTCATTACCAGAATTGTTTGAAAACGCTATTGAATTGGCTTTAAATAAATAA
- a CDS encoding RluA family pseudouridine synthase, whose product MADYNVGNELEDELYEHHRFEASKGQSALRVDKFLMNMIENTTRNKIQQAAEQGSILVNDVPVKSNYKVKAGDVVRLVLAHPTYEQLLTPENIPLDIVYEDDQLLVINKPAGMVVHPGHGNYSGTLVNALAYHFENLPMNSSERPGLVHRIDKDTTGLLVVAKTELAMAYLTKQFAEKTSEREYIALVWGNIEEDEGTIEGNIGRHDSNRMQMAVHEDEEKGKPAVTHYKVLERFGYVTLVSCQLETGRTHQIRVHMKHIGHTLFNDERYGGNAILKGTTFTKYKQFVDNCFKVLPRQALHAKTLGFEHPITKEFLRFDSEIPQDLQECIEKWRVYSKAQTYTEE is encoded by the coding sequence ATGGCGGATTATAATGTAGGAAATGAACTCGAAGACGAGTTATACGAACATCATCGTTTTGAAGCAAGTAAAGGGCAATCAGCCTTACGAGTGGATAAATTTTTGATGAACATGATTGAAAATACCACACGAAATAAGATTCAACAAGCAGCAGAGCAAGGTTCGATTTTAGTTAATGATGTTCCAGTTAAATCGAATTACAAAGTAAAAGCAGGAGATGTAGTGCGATTGGTTTTAGCGCATCCTACTTATGAGCAGTTGCTTACACCTGAAAATATTCCTTTAGATATTGTTTATGAAGACGATCAATTGTTGGTTATAAATAAACCAGCAGGAATGGTTGTGCATCCCGGACATGGGAATTATTCAGGAACTTTGGTAAATGCCTTGGCTTATCATTTTGAGAATTTACCAATGAACAGTTCAGAACGACCTGGATTGGTTCACAGAATTGATAAAGATACAACTGGATTGTTAGTTGTTGCGAAAACAGAATTAGCAATGGCTTATTTGACTAAACAATTTGCAGAAAAAACTTCTGAACGTGAATATATTGCTTTGGTTTGGGGAAATATCGAAGAAGATGAAGGTACGATTGAAGGAAACATTGGAAGACACGATTCAAATCGTATGCAAATGGCAGTTCATGAAGATGAAGAAAAAGGAAAACCAGCTGTAACGCACTATAAAGTTTTAGAACGATTTGGTTATGTTACTTTAGTATCTTGTCAATTAGAAACTGGAAGAACACATCAGATTCGTGTACATATGAAACATATTGGTCACACTCTTTTTAACGATGAACGATATGGTGGAAATGCTATTTTAAAAGGAACTACTTTTACCAAATACAAGCAATTTGTAGACAATTGTTTTAAAGTGTTGCCAAGACAAGCGTTACATGCAAAAACATTAGGTTTTGAACATCCTATAACAAAGGAATTTTTGCGATTCGATTCTGAAATTCCTCAAGATTTACAGGAATGTATCGAGAAATGGAGAGTGTATTCAAAAGCACAAACATATACGGAAGAATAA
- a CDS encoding PASTA domain-containing protein — MSLFKYLTSRTFFIQVFIAISIVVVFTFLVIQFLDFRTNHGQEIKVPDLAKMKLETAEEKLNELDLEVFLLDTVEFNADFPPFTILEQDPKAGSLVKDGRKVYVKLNAGEFTDITIPEFKDKTFRQISATIKSLTLKEGKITYKPHIAKDIVLQIYQNGKRLRAGDKVKKSSTLDFVLGDGKEVFNEETFSSEEPADTLPPTEEVKPEEFKEDNGGL, encoded by the coding sequence ATGAGTTTATTTAAGTATTTAACAAGCCGAACTTTTTTTATTCAAGTTTTTATAGCCATTTCTATTGTGGTGGTTTTCACTTTTTTAGTAATTCAATTTCTAGATTTTAGAACCAATCATGGTCAAGAAATTAAAGTGCCAGATTTGGCTAAAATGAAATTAGAAACTGCTGAAGAAAAGTTAAATGAGCTTGATTTAGAAGTTTTTTTATTAGATACAGTTGAGTTTAATGCTGATTTTCCTCCTTTTACTATCTTGGAACAAGATCCAAAAGCGGGAAGTTTGGTAAAAGATGGACGTAAAGTATATGTGAAATTGAATGCAGGAGAGTTTACCGATATTACAATCCCTGAATTTAAGGATAAAACGTTCCGTCAAATTTCGGCAACTATTAAATCGCTAACATTAAAAGAAGGAAAAATTACTTATAAACCGCATATTGCAAAAGATATTGTATTGCAAATCTATCAAAATGGTAAACGTTTAAGAGCAGGAGATAAGGTAAAGAAAAGTTCTACTTTAGATTTTGTTTTAGGTGATGGTAAAGAGGTTTTCAACGAAGAAACATTTAGTTCTGAAGAACCAGCAGATACTTTACCGCCAACAGAAGAAGTAAAACCAGAAGAATTTAAAGAAGATAATGGCGGATTATAA
- a CDS encoding MDR family MFS transporter: protein MSASGTLQNDDLVLYGIDRVIITITAVLCALLEIVDTTIVNVALNDMRGSLGATLTDVAWVITAYAIANVIVIPMTSWLSQQFGRRNYFAASIIIFTFSSFLCGNATGIWELVLFRFIQGLGGGALLVTSQTIITESYPVEKRGMAQAIYGMGVIVGPTLGPPLGGYLVDNYSWPYIFYINVPIGIIATLLTLTYVRSPKYGDKLKSNQVDWWGIITLATFIGSLQFVLEHGQQDDWFNDSTIVIVSIMSFVGLFFFIWRQLVYEYPIVNLRVLKDNNLRVGTILSFVLGFGLYGSTFIIPIYTQSVLGWTATDAGLLLIPSSLMTAFMMPIIGKLIQKGVPQPYLVAGGFLMFFVFTFWMHNIMTPDTGTEHMFWPLIVRGFGLGLLFVPITTLSLSTLSGKSIGEGAAFTGMMRQLGGSFGIAIITTFISRLSQDHRVNLIKNIDGANAMVQQRIHGLQQSFITKGFSPNEALDKAHQLINLSVTKQSTVLSYMDVFMYLGVLFLICIPFILFIKKGKNKVDLSEAMH from the coding sequence ATTACTGCTGTGTTGTGTGCTTTATTGGAAATTGTAGATACTACCATTGTTAACGTAGCTTTAAACGACATGCGTGGAAGTTTAGGAGCTACTTTAACCGATGTAGCTTGGGTAATTACGGCTTATGCAATTGCTAACGTAATTGTAATTCCAATGACTAGTTGGTTATCGCAACAATTTGGTAGACGAAATTACTTTGCAGCTTCTATTATCATCTTTACCTTTTCTTCCTTTTTATGTGGAAATGCAACCGGAATTTGGGAGCTTGTTCTTTTCCGATTCATTCAAGGTTTAGGTGGTGGAGCGCTTTTGGTAACTTCTCAAACGATTATTACTGAAAGTTATCCGGTGGAAAAAAGAGGAATGGCGCAAGCTATTTACGGTATGGGTGTAATTGTTGGACCAACATTAGGTCCGCCACTTGGAGGTTATTTAGTAGATAATTACTCTTGGCCTTATATCTTTTACATCAACGTACCGATTGGAATTATTGCTACATTATTGACTTTAACATATGTAAGAAGTCCAAAATATGGAGATAAATTAAAAAGCAATCAAGTTGATTGGTGGGGAATTATTACACTGGCAACATTTATTGGATCGCTGCAATTTGTTTTAGAACACGGACAACAAGACGATTGGTTTAATGATAGTACAATTGTGATTGTGAGTATTATGAGTTTTGTCGGCTTGTTTTTCTTCATCTGGAGACAGCTCGTCTACGAATATCCCATAGTGAATTTAAGGGTTTTGAAAGATAACAATTTGAGAGTCGGAACCATTTTGAGTTTTGTCCTCGGATTTGGGTTATACGGTTCAACTTTTATTATTCCAATATATACACAATCTGTTTTAGGTTGGACTGCTACAGATGCTGGTTTATTATTGATACCAAGTTCATTGATGACAGCTTTTATGATGCCAATAATTGGTAAATTAATTCAGAAAGGTGTACCTCAACCCTATTTAGTTGCAGGAGGTTTCTTGATGTTCTTTGTCTTTACTTTTTGGATGCATAACATTATGACACCAGATACAGGAACTGAACATATGTTTTGGCCACTGATTGTTCGTGGATTTGGTTTAGGATTATTATTCGTACCCATTACAACGCTTTCACTTTCTACTTTATCAGGAAAATCGATTGGTGAAGGAGCGGCATTTACTGGAATGATGCGACAATTAGGAGGTTCATTTGGTATTGCCATCATTACAACTTTTATTTCAAGATTATCGCAAGATCACCGTGTAAATCTGATTAAAAATATTGATGGAGCAAATGCAATGGTACAACAACGTATTCATGGTTTACAACAAAGTTTCATTACTAAAGGTTTTAGTCCAAATGAAGCCTTAGATAAAGCACATCAATTAATTAATTTATCAGTAACCAAACAAAGTACGGTTTTATCTTATATGGATGTATTCATGTATTTAGGAGTACTGTTCCTAATTTGTATACCTTTTATCTTATTTATCAAAAAAGGTAAAAACAAAGTTGATTTAAGCGAAGCTATGCATTAA